In Gemmatimonadaceae bacterium, one genomic interval encodes:
- a CDS encoding sterol desaturase family protein: MTLDDQVARLFDDNESTAIGSGWLSGTVSVFLGALSIGAVACFYWPALLTSPDVRAMLPMPAVRTLLQVVIGLAFLFGLISALLRQRKVLGLTGMGCALIAGLAGGGNIPVDGAVPKVPVYLGLDWFLLNILLLAVLFIPLERLWPLRPQSVFRPQWTTDVLYFFVSHLLVQLSTLLTLMPSQVLFAWAVHPAVQGAIRSQPGALQFLECAIVADLAEYTVHRIFHTTRWLWPFHAVHHSSTSMDWIAGSRLHVLDVVLTRGITFVPLFVLGFDTGPLYAYLVFVSVHAVFIHANVSWRFPRWVEACVVTPRFHHWHHAIEHEAIDRNFAVHFPWIDRFFGTYYGPDGQWPSGYGIEGHPVPDGFGRQLVYPLRPPRSQP; this comes from the coding sequence ATGACACTCGACGATCAGGTCGCACGGCTCTTCGACGACAATGAGTCGACCGCCATCGGCTCCGGCTGGTTGAGCGGTACGGTCTCGGTCTTTCTGGGGGCGCTCTCAATCGGCGCGGTCGCGTGCTTCTACTGGCCGGCGCTGCTGACGAGCCCCGACGTGCGGGCCATGTTGCCAATGCCCGCCGTTCGCACGCTGCTGCAGGTGGTCATCGGTCTCGCCTTTCTCTTCGGACTGATCAGCGCCCTCTTGCGCCAGCGAAAAGTGCTCGGCCTGACCGGCATGGGCTGCGCGCTGATCGCGGGGCTCGCCGGAGGGGGCAACATTCCGGTGGATGGCGCGGTGCCCAAGGTGCCCGTGTATCTCGGGCTCGATTGGTTTCTCCTCAACATCCTGCTGCTCGCGGTGCTGTTCATCCCGCTCGAGCGCCTCTGGCCGCTGCGCCCGCAGTCGGTCTTTCGGCCCCAGTGGACCACGGATGTGCTCTACTTCTTCGTGAGCCATCTGCTGGTGCAGCTCTCCACGCTGCTCACGCTCATGCCATCGCAGGTGCTCTTCGCATGGGCGGTGCATCCCGCCGTTCAGGGCGCCATACGGTCACAGCCGGGCGCGCTGCAGTTTCTCGAATGCGCCATCGTGGCCGACCTCGCCGAATACACGGTGCATCGGATCTTTCACACCACGCGGTGGCTGTGGCCCTTTCATGCCGTGCACCATTCCTCGACCAGCATGGACTGGATTGCGGGCTCTCGGTTGCACGTGCTCGATGTCGTCCTCACTCGCGGCATCACGTTCGTGCCGCTGTTCGTGCTCGGTTTCGACACCGGCCCGCTCTACGCGTACCTCGTCTTTGTCTCGGTCCACGCGGTGTTCATTCACGCCAACGTGTCGTGGCGCTTTCCGCGCTGGGTCGAAGCGTGCGTCGTCACGCCGCGCTTCCACCACTGGCATCACGCGATTGAACACGAAGCGATCGATCGCAACTTCGCCGTGCACTTTCCCTGGATCGATCGCTTCTTTGGGACCTACTATGGCCCCGACGGCCAGTGGCCGAGCGGGTATGGCATTGAGGGCCATCCGGTGCCGGATGGATTCGGCCGGCAGCTCGTGTATCCCCTGCGACCGCCGCGCTCGCAGCCGTAG